A genomic stretch from Corynebacterium terpenotabidum Y-11 includes:
- a CDS encoding VIT1/CCC1 transporter family protein, producing the protein MGVRMPTPETVRSRVADVNDGVLAVAGVVEGLAVAGAAQLPVIVSIAAVAGMVSVGGTRFAEETAELEVQRDLIAEEQRLLELNPEEEIAELREHFMSKGVSEATADAVARELDAADALSAQLETEYGITDLMEPARPWKEGLGSGLFFLLGAMIPVILVRTVPREWVEEYMIFGVALSLALSSAVLARLGHTHILATILRSLFIGMAALGAATITGLLLE; encoded by the coding sequence ATGGGTGTCCGGATGCCGACACCGGAGACGGTGCGCTCCAGGGTCGCCGACGTCAACGACGGCGTCCTCGCGGTCGCGGGCGTCGTCGAAGGACTGGCGGTGGCCGGCGCTGCGCAACTCCCGGTGATCGTGTCGATTGCGGCAGTCGCCGGCATGGTCTCGGTCGGCGGTACACGCTTTGCCGAGGAGACGGCGGAACTGGAGGTCCAACGTGACCTCATTGCCGAGGAACAGCGCCTCCTGGAGCTGAACCCGGAGGAGGAGATTGCCGAACTCCGGGAGCACTTCATGTCTAAGGGTGTCAGCGAGGCAACCGCAGATGCGGTGGCCAGGGAACTCGACGCCGCAGATGCGCTGTCCGCCCAGTTGGAGACGGAGTACGGCATCACCGACCTGATGGAACCCGCCCGGCCCTGGAAGGAAGGCCTCGGTTCCGGTCTGTTCTTTCTGCTGGGGGCGATGATTCCGGTGATCCTGGTCCGGACCGTGCCACGGGAGTGGGTCGAGGAATACATGATCTTCGGTGTTGCCCTGTCCCTGGCATTGTCCTCGGCGGTACTCGCCCGCCTCGGGCACACCCACATTCTCGCGACGATCCTGCGGTCGCTGTTCATCGGCATGGCGGCACTGGGTGCCGCGACGATCACCGGACTGTTGCTGGAGTGA